TCTTTATCAATCACTTTTCCATTAATGTTCGTTGAACTCTGACAAAAGTGTGTCACACCTAATAGTAGGTTAAAAATAATGAAAATTAGTATTGTTCTGGTATACGTCTCTGGCTTACAAACTTTGTGGGAAAAAAGGGGCATGGATACTACTTCCTACGTTTTCAAAAGCGTTTTGGATTGATAATTGTGGTGCGGTCCGCTACGGTCTTACCATTTTGCTCATCTTTCACAGCGTTTTGCGTGTTGTTGGTTCCACCGACCGGTAGATTCGTATTGCCGTAACTGCCGCCGGACTCTTCAGCAACTTCGGCTTGTGGCGCGAGTATAGGGTCACTCTCGCAACCGAACAAGGCGAGACTGGCTGCTACAGTACACATCAACAAGATCCTGAATATGATAGGGGTTGAGTTCATCATCTAAATCCTTAATCTGATACCGTTATATTTTCAAATTGGGACCCATTCTCAATATATGTCTGCACCAACCGATATTGGTGCGAAAGTAATGCTTTACAAAGACTCCAAGAATGCAATAAGCGCATCCCGTTCTACTTTTGACATCCGCTCAACGGCTTGCCGTGATGTCTCCGCCTCCCCACCATGCCAGAGGATCGCTTCCATCAGGTCTCGCGCTCTCCCATCATGGAGGAAGTTGGTATGTCCGTTGACCCTTTTTACCAAACCGATACCCCACAAGGGTGGTGTCCGCCATTCACGCCCACTGGCGTGAAAATCAGGGCGGTTATCCGCTAATTCGGGTCCCATATCATGTAATAACAGGTCCGTATACGGATGTATTGTCTGGTTGCTAACTGAGGGAACACCAGATAAAACGCCGGTTCTTAGCGTCGGTACGTGACAACTGGCGCATTGTGCTTTAGCAAAAAGTTTTTCTCCGTGCTTAACCTGTGGATCATCCACATTGCGTCGCGCTGGCACCGCCAACGTTTGGACGTAGAAGGTCACCACGTCTAAAATCTCGTCGCTAACTTCTGGCGTTTCACTGTGTGCAGTGAGTTGCGGTTGCCCTGCCGAGTTTTCCGTTCGGAACAGTGAGGTTGTTATCCCCATATCGTCGTGATACGCCGCAGCGACCTGCTGAAGCAGTGTCGGTTGATTCGCTTTCCACCCGAAACGACCGAGGTTGTAACGCTGCTCTACGACATCCCAGACATAGTTGGGCTTGCCCGATATGCCATCGCCATCAGCATCTGCCTCGTCTGCATACGCGAGGATAACGTTTTCAGGAATCGCTTCCAACAAACCGAGCCCAAAAACAGCGGGTGCGACGCGTGGTGATAATTCAACCTCTTCTGGTAGGGGTTGATAGGTTTCCGTAAATGTGTAGTTCGGATAACGTAAATGTACACGCGTCCCGTCTGCTGTCGTGAGTGTTTGTTCGGTATAATCAATTTTAATCTTACCCTCTGGGGCTGTTCCGAAAATGGCGCGGTTGTTAAGTTGTGTGCCGAATCCTGGTACGGGAATAGGCGGTTGTCCATCCGTTGAATCTGCCTGCTTCGGAAGACTAAGTCTAAAGAGCATGGACACAAATTTCTCATCAACTTTTGGGGGTCGTCCACGACCATCCCGACTATGACAGTTGATGCACGAAATGTTGTTGTAGATGGGGCCCAACCCGGGGTTCACTACCGCAGGGGCTGTCACAAAATTGGCTTCAAATTCGACATCACCTTCCAGATGCTTTTCAAATGCTGCGGGGGAAAGATTGGGGGCGGGAGTTGAGAACGCGTGGCTTGACGCATCAAAGACAGTCGTCTCACCACCAGAGAACTCACTCGTCGAAAATACCGGTGTTGATTCTACTGCCACGGGCGATTCGGAATCACATGCACTCAGTAGAATTGCCACCAAGGAGGTTAGGAACAGTAAACTGTGAAAATGTTTCATCTCTTTCCCTATTGACATGATAATAAAGCTATAAATGTGTAGTGAGGGAACAGCACAACGACTGTTCCCCGTAAAAACGAAATAGCCCTTTCGTGTTTACATGAAATTAAGAGTTTACGGCACGACGGAGCGTGCCGACTACTTTAATTAAACTCGCTTAACGTAACAAGTGTGAGTATATCTTGCTCGAGTGTTTGTTGAACCGTTCTAACTGCATCAATTGCAGTTTGGACAGCACCGCGATTTGCTGTAATCGAATCGCGGAAGGGGTCCGGAATCGCACCAATAGCATCAATCCCTGCTTGTACCTCTTGCTGGAAACGAGCGTCTAACGCTGCATCGTGACCGTTTACGAATCCGTCGAGACCTTTTCTATAGACGTTCTGAATCCCACGGATATTGTTCTGGAAATCCGCGATGGAGTTGAAACTAAACTGAGATTCAACAAGGGTTGTGTCAGATTCGTTGTAAGGGTCAGATATTTTACCGTTCGCGACTTCATCTGCGATGACAATCATGCCGTTAACGATTTCTTGAACCGCTGCGCTCTGTGAGGGATAAACGTCACTACCCGTGCCGGCCTGTGAAACTTTACTGGCGAAGTTTTCACCGTCTGATGCCCACGCTGACCGAAGTTGGGAGGTACTCGCCTTGAGATTCTCTGCCGTCGAAAGGAGGTACTCCAGTTCACGATCAGTTATATCCGCCGCTTTGCGTTGGTTCCCTTCACGGAACAACAGGAATTCAATTGTGTGAAAACCTTTCTGTGTATCTTCTAATCCACCGACAAAATCCACTGTTAAGGAATCGCCACTGTCCAGAACGGATTGTAGATTGACATGATCAACGGGCCAGCTATCCAGTGCTGGATCAAGACCTTGCGTATCTACGGGGCCGAACAGAAATGCTTCGCTCTGTTCCCAAGGTATTCGAGCCGCCACCCATGCTTGTTGTGCTTTTTCGAGATTCCCTTGCGAGGTATCGCCTTGCAGTGCTTTAACAGCAGATAAAAGGGCACCCGCTTTATTATCCAGATCGGTATAGGTGGGTACCACGATGCTATTCGCAAAATCGTTGAGCATCGTGGTAGCATCAAAGGCTTCAGCGTGGTCGTGATCGTCATGCTCATCTGTTTCGTCACTTCCGCATCCGACAACAAAAGCGGATGCAAGTAGCAAACAACACAGTAGTGTCCAATGAAAGCAAGCCTTTAGCAACTTGCGAGATTCTAATGTATAGAGTTTCATAGAAACCTCCATTGAATGGTTATTAGTTATCAGTTGTCAGAGGAAATAGTTATCAGTTTTCAGTTAAGAGGGTTCTTGTGGCAGTTAAGGTAACTGTTCAAGTAACAGCAACCTCTTTAACTGACGACTGAAGACTGAAAACTGAAAACTCTTATCAATATTGAAAACCGAAACCGAGCGAAAAGGTATTTTCTCGGTTTTTATCTTCTGCCGCTAACCGTCGGAGGGAGTAATGGCTCTTGAAAACCATCTTTGGATGGACGTGGTAGTTAATCCCAAAAGTCCATGTAGTTCTTTCCCACCGCGGATTGTCGAAGATAATTCCCGCGACACTCGCCATCGTATCGTAATAATCGTAACGCGCGAAAACATCTAAAACCGTGTCAGGCGATGTATCCTTTTGGTCCTGATGTTCCGGTTTATTGTTTGGTTGTCTGAAAAATGATAAGACATCGTAGCCAGCTTCAATATAGTACCCTAAGGCTGAGCTGCCTATCGGTGTCCGTTTTACATTAAGGTTATTAGAGAGGGTCCGGTTGACTCTGGAGAGTTGATCAGCGTTTTCGAGTGCTCCCCAAAGGAACAACCCACGCACCTTCACTGCATCCATCTCGTAAAATCCGTGAAGGCTGACAATGCCGACGTGCGCATCAAAATCCACATCGGGTTTTGGTCGGTTCGCCGCGGTGTCTCCGTAGTAACCAGAGATACCGAGGGTTGCGTTTTCGTTAAACGCATAATCGATCCGTCCAACGAACGCCGGTGCCTCAGCATTTACAGTTTCGAACCGCAGTTGGTGTCCGCGAACGATCCAGTGCCGTGAACTGAAACCGGTTGAATCCAATCCGTTGACGATTTGCGCTTGGTATTTCAACGGACCGAGCGCACCGAAAAGTTCGACACCGGTTTCGTGCCAGATAGTTGGGATGATATGTGCCTCCGCTTCGGGACGCGTTGTTGTAAAGTAGTGTTGTGGTCGGTGCCGTTTGGCAACAAGTCCGACTGGAACGATGATGTGTCCAACGCGGAGGTTGAAGGATGGTTGGAAAGAGAAGACAGCAGCGAGTTTTTCGACGATCACTTTACCGCCTTTTTCAATCTCTGTCTCAAATTCTCCAAACTCTTCAAATTTGTCGAATTCCATAGTGCTGCCGGTGCCACCGTGCTCAAACTCAAGTTCTGATTCGAGTCGGATAGTATCGTTGATACGATATTTCGGTGCAATGACAAAACGTTCTATGTCAATAGCGGCACGCCTCCCTGGGTCGAGTTCCCAATCGAAATGGGAGTAGTGGATCACTCCGTATCCAGAGACAGAGAATGGATTTGATTCAGCAACAGCCCCAATATTTAGCAAGATAAACAGTCCCCAAATGACGGGGAAAATTAGTTGTTTCTTCATAGACACCATCTTAAAAATGATATTGAGACTCATTATCATTTTTAGTTATTCGGGTGAAGTGAAAACTCAAACATTTACCAGAGAGTGCACCTTAAAAATTGATAACGAATCTCATTATCCTTTAATTATACCCAGAATTCTCGCGAATGTCAAAAAAAACCGCGATAAATTTGTAGATAATCGTCCGAATTGCTTTAATTATACTCACAATTTTCATAGATGTCAAAAAAAATCTGCAAAAAATGTGAGAATCTCTTAACTGAACTGTGATTTCTGTGATTTTTGTGATAATATCTCTGAGGAAAAATAAGATGCTGATTGTGGGGTTGAAATTTTTACAGAGAAGGCGTTCCTGTGGAACTGATCAGTCGTCAGAACTGGGTTTTCAGTATTCAGTTGCTTGTGATGGGTGCTCTTATCATGGGGATCATAGCAATCAGAGAAATCACAGTTCAGAACGCAACAATGGCAGGCGTGTGTCCGTTTAAAGAAAATATTTTCTGTGTCATTTTTTTAATCTTTTGCCTCTAACAACCTACGCATTGCCGCTTGAAATAGAGCTTTACCTTGGTTTCCAAACGGTCCTGGATTGGATAGGTTTTCTGGGAATTCCGAGAACAACTTCGCTTCACTGACTTCGTTAAGGTCCAACGGACTCCCTAATTCTTTGATCTCCCCTAAATAGACAACCCCCCAATATTCGAGGTTGTACATGAAGCAGTGGATGTAGCAGAGAACTTCCAGATTTTCCAGCGTCGCACCCGTCTCTTCCAAGAGTTCACGGTGTGCGGTTTCTTCTGCTGTTTCCGCGGGTTCGGTACGTCCACCGGGTATCACCCAGAAGTTATTGTCGCGCCATTTGCAGAAGAGTATTTGGTTTTGTTGATATGCAACGCAGTTGACAAATTCAATTTTTCCTACATCTTCTGGTGGATCGCCAAAGTGGAGAAACATGTGTCCGTCTTGTTCTTCAATCTTTTGGATCAATGTGTGCGCTCCTAATGGTTCGGTTCTTTTTTTCTTGGGGATTAAGGTTAAATTAATTCGGTAATTTTTTGACGAAGCCCAGAGCGGTTAGGAAACCGCTCCTACCGCCTGAGGATTACCAATTTCTATTTTACTGTTTTTCCCAGATTTGTACGTTATGTCCCGGCAAATCGAAAGGGTATTCGCCGTACGCAAGGGTTGGTAACCCATTATCATCAACCGTGACGACAACATAGAGTCGATGCGGAGAGACACTTGTGTCCACGCGTTCAAGGAACTGCCACTGGTCACCACTGGCGGTCGTTACCCGTATCTTTGTCCAGAGGATACCTTCTCCATCTGTGTATGTGCCATCCGATATTTGGATGCTATGCGGATCATCTGGCGGTAAGGTGAAACTTTCGCCGATTGTAGAGGTTGAGTTTAAATGCGTGTGCGATACAAGCACCCATGTCCCCGGGACAGGTACCTCAACGCTGTTCTGATCGACGACCCAAACATGGTCGCGTACGGGAACATCTGTTTCAGAAATCTCGGATTCTATTATTTCGTGAACACGCTCGCAAGCGGAAAGTCCAATAACAAATGCCGTAATCGTCAATATGAATGTGAGTTTTGTGATGTGTCTGTTTTTGATGTTCATGGTGGATTCCTTTAGAAAAAATTGGATTAGAAAATCAAACGCTTGTATAGACCGCGGAAAAATCGCTGTTTAAGACTTAGGAGTTGTAAAAATCGTAGAATGTCTCAATAGAACATTCGGGGCGTAGCACTTGGTACGGAAAGCATTGGAGGCAGCCTTCAACAGTTTTCTGCGCTTTGAGACACGCCAAAAATTGTGCAGCGGCGGGTTGCCGAACGGATCCGTGTCGGGCAACAAATTGACCCCACAACGCCCAGAATGTGGTTTCATAACCGACCGGTTTCGCTGTTTTGATATAGTCCGGTGGGAAGAGTCTCAGGTAGGCTGGGATGTTATAGAGCCACGAACCACCGCGCACCGTTTCTACATCGGGATGGCTGGCTTGGATGTATTCAAACATCACTGACAACTCCGACTTTCGGAGTGCCATTCTTTCCTTGCTCAATGCACCATGTTCAGAAGTCTCACGATTTTCAAAGTGGAGCCGGAGTTTTTTTGTGCCGCGCCATGGGTAGACATAGGAGAAACACCCAAAAAATCGCCTTTCATCAGAAGCATCTGGCTCCGCAGTTGTGCGTTGAAGATAGAAGGTATATGTCCAATCTTCGGAGTTATCGGACGCGCAAAGACCTTCGATGAATTCATCCCAGAGTGGATTCGGAAGGTCATGAGAGACTCGCAAGTTGAACAAGGTTCGCAATATTGTATAGTCGATGAGTACGTCTGCCAGTGCTTGATTGGAGACTTCGGCGATTTTCTGAGCGAATCTAACTTGCATGACCAAGAATTCCTTTGCGTATTGTATCAACGGATTCTCCTATATTGTTCCTGATCGACATCTCAACCGACTGTTCCATCCTTTCGCTGATGGAGGATCACACGATTGCCATCAGGGTCTTCAATAATCGCCCAAAAACATACAGCGGATTCACCCAAAGGCGAATGGGCATGAATTCCGGCTTGTTCTAATTCTTCTAAGGCAGCTTTCACGTCCTTGACAGCAAGCGCGACCGTTCCCCCACCGGGCTGTATAAAATCGTAACCCTGTCCTAATACGAGTGTGCCCGGATTTATCTCAAATTCTGCCCATGTGCCTCCATGTACCAAACACGCCAGTGGCATCCCAAGTAGATCACGATAAAAGGTGAGCGATTTCTGCATATCGCTCACCGCAAAGAAAGTAAAGTCGATTCCGAGTACATTCATGGTTACTATCTCCGCAACATCAACCCAAATGTTGCGCTAAGCAGCAAGGATTTGGATCGGATACTCAAGGAGATGGGACAGAGCGTACTCGTCGGACGGTGGCTGGTACTCACCATCGTATTCGGGGGCTGTCCAGAAAGTCTGCCAATCCGTGGCTTGATCCCGCCCGATGTAAAGCGTCTTTCCAATAACTGCCCACGCTGTTCCATCGGATGTGAAAGTAATACAGCCCGTGCTAATCCGATCGGTGGATTCTGTGAGTTGATCGTTGAGTTGTGTCCACGTTGAGCCGCCGTTCTCCGAACGACAGAGCCAAGCCCCACCACCTCTCGGTCCGTTTTGAACTGTGGCGATCAGTAGGTCTGGGTTTGCTGGATGTACAGCGATAGCG
This genomic window from Candidatus Poribacteria bacterium contains:
- a CDS encoding c-type cytochrome; protein product: MKHFHSLLFLTSLVAILLSACDSESPVAVESTPVFSTSEFSGGETTVFDASSHAFSTPAPNLSPAAFEKHLEGDVEFEANFVTAPAVVNPGLGPIYNNISCINCHSRDGRGRPPKVDEKFVSMLFRLSLPKQADSTDGQPPIPVPGFGTQLNNRAIFGTAPEGKIKIDYTEQTLTTADGTRVHLRYPNYTFTETYQPLPEEVELSPRVAPAVFGLGLLEAIPENVILAYADEADADGDGISGKPNYVWDVVEQRYNLGRFGWKANQPTLLQQVAAAYHDDMGITTSLFRTENSAGQPQLTAHSETPEVSDEILDVVTFYVQTLAVPARRNVDDPQVKHGEKLFAKAQCASCHVPTLRTGVLSGVPSVSNQTIHPYTDLLLHDMGPELADNRPDFHASGREWRTPPLWGIGLVKRVNGHTNFLHDGRARDLMEAILWHGGEAETSRQAVERMSKVERDALIAFLESL
- a CDS encoding peptidase M75 translates to MKLYTLESRKLLKACFHWTLLCCLLLASAFVVGCGSDETDEHDDHDHAEAFDATTMLNDFANSIVVPTYTDLDNKAGALLSAVKALQGDTSQGNLEKAQQAWVAARIPWEQSEAFLFGPVDTQGLDPALDSWPVDHVNLQSVLDSGDSLTVDFVGGLEDTQKGFHTIEFLLFREGNQRKAADITDRELEYLLSTAENLKASTSQLRSAWASDGENFASKVSQAGTGSDVYPSQSAAVQEIVNGMIVIADEVANGKISDPYNESDTTLVESQFSFNSIADFQNNIRGIQNVYRKGLDGFVNGHDAALDARFQQEVQAGIDAIGAIPDPFRDSITANRGAVQTAIDAVRTVQQTLEQDILTLVTLSEFN
- a CDS encoding autotransporter outer membrane beta-barrel domain-containing protein, encoding MKKQLIFPVIWGLFILLNIGAVAESNPFSVSGYGVIHYSHFDWELDPGRRAAIDIERFVIAPKYRINDTIRLESELEFEHGGTGSTMEFDKFEEFGEFETEIEKGGKVIVEKLAAVFSFQPSFNLRVGHIIVPVGLVAKRHRPQHYFTTTRPEAEAHIIPTIWHETGVELFGALGPLKYQAQIVNGLDSTGFSSRHWIVRGHQLRFETVNAEAPAFVGRIDYAFNENATLGISGYYGDTAANRPKPDVDFDAHVGIVSLHGFYEMDAVKVRGLFLWGALENADQLSRVNRTLSNNLNVKRTPIGSSALGYYIEAGYDVLSFFRQPNNKPEHQDQKDTSPDTVLDVFARYDYYDTMASVAGIIFDNPRWERTTWTFGINYHVHPKMVFKSHYSLRRLAAEDKNRENTFSLGFGFQY
- a CDS encoding NUDIX hydrolase; the protein is MIQKIEEQDGHMFLHFGDPPEDVGKIEFVNCVAYQQNQILFCKWRDNNFWVIPGGRTEPAETAEETAHRELLEETGATLENLEVLCYIHCFMYNLEYWGVVYLGEIKELGSPLDLNEVSEAKLFSEFPENLSNPGPFGNQGKALFQAAMRRLLEAKD
- a CDS encoding VOC family protein; translation: MNVLGIDFTFFAVSDMQKSLTFYRDLLGMPLACLVHGGTWAEFEINPGTLVLGQGYDFIQPGGGTVALAVKDVKAALEELEQAGIHAHSPLGESAVCFWAIIEDPDGNRVILHQRKDGTVG